In a single window of the Candidatus Tanganyikabacteria bacterium genome:
- a CDS encoding YajQ family cyclic di-GMP-binding protein — translation MAKECSFDIVSKVDMSEVQNALNMATKEVEQRFDLKGTGTKLELAKDALVASAPDEMKLKNVLDIFADKLARRNVPLKALDYGKVESALGGAVRQTVTIQQGISKENARKIVDLVKGTKLKVQAQIQDDQIRVTGKNKDDLQIIIGKLRQAEFPFAVQFVNYRD, via the coding sequence ATGGCCAAGGAATGCAGTTTCGACATCGTGTCCAAGGTGGACATGAGCGAGGTGCAAAATGCACTCAACATGGCTACCAAAGAGGTCGAGCAACGCTTCGACCTCAAGGGCACGGGCACCAAGCTCGAGCTCGCCAAGGACGCGCTCGTGGCCTCGGCGCCCGACGAGATGAAGCTCAAGAACGTGCTCGACATCTTCGCCGACAAGCTGGCGCGGCGCAACGTGCCGCTCAAGGCGCTGGATTACGGCAAGGTCGAGTCCGCGCTGGGGGGCGCGGTACGCCAGACCGTCACCATCCAGCAGGGCATCAGCAAGGAAAACGCCCGCAAGATCGTTGATCTCGTCAAGGGCACCAAGCTCAAGGTGCAGGCGCAGATCCAGGACGATCAGATCCGCGTCACCGGCAAAAACAAGGACGATTTACAGATCATCATCGGCAAGCTGCGGCAGGCGGAGTTCCCGTTCGCGGTGCAGTTCGTCAACTACCGAGACTAG
- a CDS encoding 50S ribosomal protein L9 — translation MKVILLQDVKGLGKSGQVVEASSGYARNFLLPRNLAQEATEGALKVVEQRIKTEKVKAAKLKAEAEDLAGKLGSAKIAVKAKAGTEGRLYGAVTAKEIADAVQQQTGLAVDRRKFDLEEPIKHLGDFEIHAKIHPEVSATLHVTVVAE, via the coding sequence ATGAAGGTCATCTTGTTGCAGGACGTCAAAGGGCTGGGCAAGTCCGGCCAGGTCGTGGAGGCCTCCTCCGGCTACGCGCGCAACTTCCTCCTCCCGCGCAATCTGGCGCAGGAGGCCACGGAGGGAGCCCTCAAGGTCGTCGAGCAGCGCATCAAGACCGAGAAGGTCAAGGCCGCCAAGCTCAAGGCCGAGGCCGAGGATCTTGCCGGCAAGCTGGGCAGCGCCAAGATCGCGGTGAAAGCCAAGGCGGGCACCGAGGGCCGCCTGTATGGCGCCGTCACGGCCAAGGAAATCGCCGACGCCGTGCAGCAGCAGACGGGCCTGGCGGTGGATCGCCGCAAGTTCGACCTCGAAGAACCCATCAAGCACCTGGGCGATTTCGAGATCCACGCCAAGATCCACCCCGAGGTGTCGGCCACCCTGCATGTGACCGTCGTGGCCGAGTAG
- a CDS encoding arginine--tRNA ligase, with translation MTTLLKDAIAAKISRALDAAVAAGDLPPEARAEVQVERTRNPAHGDYASNVAMTLARPARRAPAQIAAAIAGRLECDGLLARVDVAAPGFLNVTLAEDALTARVREVLAGGAAYGRSQVGRGERIVLEYVSANPTGPLHVGHGRWAVLGSSLASLLRWAGFTVHEEFYVNDFGNQLQNLGKSLYYRVHGLPLPEGATDLYAGAYVEEAAEAARKTIPDLPGLSEAAQVERLADFGRDYFIAQQEAVLERLGANFDHWFSERDLHRSGEVAQALDLLKERGEIEEREGALWLLSSKYGDSEDRVVVRSDGRPTYLAADIAYHWDKLRRGHQRLINIWGADHHGYVARMKAAIAALGHDAASLEVLLGQLVKLFRGGEEVRMSKRAGNIVTIDEVVDEVGVDATRYFLVARSADTQIDFDLDLAVKESADNPVFYVQYAHARICSIWRMGQEQGLLPADLGAVDLAPLAHPDERKLMLDLAQFPDEVAAAAVAREPHRITRYAQELATDFHQFYTNCRVLNEAQPALTAARLALVAASRTVLANALSGILKISAPERM, from the coding sequence ATGACCACGCTGCTCAAGGACGCCATCGCCGCGAAGATCTCGCGGGCCCTCGACGCGGCCGTCGCGGCCGGCGATCTGCCCCCCGAGGCCCGCGCCGAGGTGCAGGTGGAGCGCACGCGCAATCCCGCGCATGGCGATTACGCATCCAACGTGGCCATGACGCTGGCCAGGCCGGCGCGGCGCGCTCCGGCCCAGATCGCGGCGGCGATCGCCGGCAGGCTGGAGTGCGACGGCCTCCTGGCCAGGGTGGACGTCGCCGCCCCCGGATTCCTCAACGTGACGCTGGCCGAGGACGCCCTCACGGCCCGCGTGCGCGAGGTCCTCGCCGGCGGCGCCGCGTACGGACGGAGCCAGGTGGGCCGCGGCGAGCGGATCGTTCTCGAGTACGTGTCGGCCAACCCCACGGGTCCCCTGCATGTGGGGCACGGTCGCTGGGCCGTACTGGGCTCCTCCCTGGCCAGCCTGCTGCGCTGGGCCGGCTTCACCGTGCACGAGGAGTTCTACGTCAACGATTTCGGCAACCAGCTCCAGAACCTGGGGAAATCGCTGTATTACCGCGTCCACGGCCTGCCGCTGCCGGAGGGCGCGACCGACCTGTATGCCGGCGCCTACGTCGAGGAGGCCGCCGAGGCGGCCCGCAAGACCATTCCCGACCTGCCGGGTCTCTCCGAGGCGGCGCAGGTGGAACGCCTGGCCGACTTCGGCCGCGACTACTTCATCGCCCAGCAGGAGGCCGTGCTGGAGCGCCTGGGCGCGAATTTCGACCACTGGTTCTCCGAGCGCGACCTGCACCGGTCGGGAGAGGTCGCGCAGGCCCTGGACCTGCTGAAGGAGCGCGGCGAGATCGAGGAGCGCGAGGGCGCGCTCTGGCTCCTGAGCAGCAAGTACGGCGACAGCGAGGATCGCGTGGTGGTGCGCTCGGACGGCCGGCCCACCTATCTGGCGGCCGACATCGCGTACCACTGGGACAAGCTGCGGCGCGGCCACCAGCGGCTCATCAACATCTGGGGAGCCGACCATCACGGCTACGTGGCCCGCATGAAGGCGGCGATCGCCGCCCTGGGCCATGATGCCGCCTCCCTGGAAGTCCTGCTGGGCCAGCTCGTCAAGCTGTTCCGTGGCGGCGAGGAAGTCCGCATGAGCAAGCGGGCCGGCAACATCGTCACCATCGACGAGGTGGTGGACGAGGTGGGCGTGGACGCCACCCGCTACTTCCTGGTGGCGCGCAGCGCCGACACGCAGATTGACTTCGATCTGGATCTGGCCGTCAAGGAGTCGGCCGACAATCCGGTCTTCTACGTGCAGTACGCCCACGCCCGCATCTGCTCCATCTGGCGCATGGGCCAGGAGCAGGGCCTGTTGCCGGCCGATCTCGGCGCGGTGGACCTGGCGCCGCTGGCGCATCCCGACGAGCGGAAGCTGATGCTGGATCTGGCGCAGTTCCCCGACGAGGTGGCCGCCGCGGCCGTGGCGCGGGAGCCCCACCGCATCACCCGGTACGCGCAGGAACTGGCGACCGACTTCCACCAGTTCTACACCAACTGCCGGGTCCTCAACGAAGCCCAACCGGCCCTCACCGCGGCCCGCCTGGCGCTGGTGGCGGCGTCCCGGACGGTTCTGGCCAACGCCCTGTCGGGCATACTGAAGATCTCGGCGCCCGAGCGCATGTGA
- a CDS encoding 23S rRNA (pseudouridine(1915)-N(3))-methyltransferase RlmH, producing the protein MRWIVVAVGRLKEPFFRQGADEYLARLGRYRQVKLVEVPDAPVRQGREADALRQQADRIRQAAGGAKIVALSERGEQLATDALAARLEILEGVGGDLCFAVGGANGLDPALERDAAWLLGLSRLTLPHQLARVVLLEQLYRVETVRRGEPYHRAGDPAERVR; encoded by the coding sequence ATGCGCTGGATCGTGGTGGCCGTGGGGAGGCTCAAGGAGCCGTTTTTCCGCCAGGGTGCCGACGAGTATCTTGCGCGGCTGGGGCGTTACCGACAGGTCAAACTCGTCGAGGTGCCCGACGCGCCCGTAAGGCAAGGCCGCGAGGCCGACGCCCTCCGGCAGCAGGCCGACCGGATCCGCCAGGCGGCCGGCGGGGCGAAGATCGTGGCGCTCTCCGAGCGGGGCGAGCAGCTCGCCACCGACGCGCTCGCCGCCAGGCTGGAGATCCTGGAAGGGGTGGGCGGCGACCTGTGCTTCGCAGTAGGCGGCGCAAACGGCCTGGATCCGGCCCTCGAACGCGATGCGGCCTGGCTGCTCGGACTCTCGCGCCTCACGCTGCCCCACCAGCTCGCCCGCGTGGTGCTGCTCGAGCAGCTCTACCGGGTGGAGACCGTGCGCCGCGGCGAGCCCTACCATCGCGCCGGCGATCCGGCGGAACGCGTGCGATGA
- a CDS encoding DUF1934 domain-containing protein produces MRVFLESRIAEAGGEVREVRHTYDGTWFRQPGGDYLVYLDEGIHTTLRWGADEARLYRRGDQLEAYQVFRPGQALDFELAIGGNKLPMTTMTHAVSAETGAGGGEIRLEYSLCSGPTELGEFTLSIRMEVHAPEG; encoded by the coding sequence GTGCGCGTCTTCCTGGAGAGCCGCATCGCCGAGGCGGGCGGGGAGGTGCGCGAGGTGCGGCACACCTACGACGGCACCTGGTTCCGCCAGCCGGGCGGCGACTACCTGGTGTACCTCGACGAAGGCATTCACACGACCCTGCGCTGGGGAGCCGACGAGGCGCGCCTCTACCGGCGCGGCGATCAATTGGAGGCCTACCAGGTGTTCCGCCCGGGGCAGGCCCTGGACTTCGAACTGGCCATCGGCGGGAACAAGCTTCCCATGACCACCATGACGCACGCCGTCAGCGCCGAGACGGGTGCCGGCGGCGGCGAGATCCGCCTGGAGTACTCGCTTTGCTCGGGCCCGACCGAACTGGGCGAGTTCACCTTGTCCATCCGGATGGAGGTGCACGCTCCGGAGGGCTAA